In Molothrus ater isolate BHLD 08-10-18 breed brown headed cowbird chromosome 19, BPBGC_Mater_1.1, whole genome shotgun sequence, a single genomic region encodes these proteins:
- the ZNF750 gene encoding zinc finger protein 750: protein MSLLKERKPKKPHYIPRPPGKPFKYKCFQCPFTCNEKSHLFNHMKYGLCKNSITLVSEQDRVIKCPKGSSLEPKQINQLESAVKPTSSKSVTNGLSSLDSKPQYPFTKEDAKENVELQNQATNTAIQGQKPGIPKELSPASSAAEGAISVQPLMEGMVRPSAFVPVGEHRDSKGPEITEASEILSLSNKSSPFHTKSAFHAPAHPWKAGSFLPEFPHKVAPTKGFGSISPYMQPMIPEYSPHFYEHRLAIYTPYLLPGSSECESSALSVYGTQDQRHFLPHPGPLPKPLNPSAYEHYRLFQQYHSTPPIPYGFCRPTDPPFYRFSHVAGINRDQNSHLMEETTLLYPASLSPSQQYPLSSHKKQADYEKEMTLLHAKGNAKDDQNERENAKMSPLAGSAATGSPGRPSPTNFTQTSHTCEGLFDLSNKSSSTSLGKYEQSEENFTAFRPVRKSTDQAPSLQGVQAQQERGDSPNSINVTDEDSHTQTDGQNNVGSLSNTEEDTGIGPLNLSKKPDTSTGPTHEHLYKTPSKTDRQSFLEMQDMPLNLSVKDSCNTSSLKTSFHSPSHDSAAAAPPSAEKESSGAEPCAPKTPSSSACDKPLAAQRGEAADLGLMESCDEQKQTAAVALCQLAAYSPSTARLDGDGHGAQDGHGAPAEPAADAQDAQCNPKGKGQKRTNQKESTKSQQGAKRVRPNDCSRVFTLRKRTRVS, encoded by the exons atgagTCTCCTCAAAGAACGTAAACCCAAGAAGCCTCATTACATCCCAAGACCACCGGGAAAGCCATTCAAGTACAAGTGCTTCCAGTGCCCCTTCACTTGCAATGAGAAATCCCATCTCTTTAACCACATGAAGTATGGCCTCTGCAAGAACTCCATCACTTTGGTGTCAGAGCAGGATCGTGTCATCAAGTGTCCAAAGGGCAGTTCCCTGGAGCCCAAACAGATCAACCAGCTGGAATCCGCCGTCAAACCAACCTCTTCTAAATCTGTCACAAATGGACTGTCAAGCCTCGATTCAAAGCCTCAATATCCTTTTACAAAAGAAGATGCCAAGGAAAACGTTGAGTTACAAAACCAGGCCACAAACACTGCAATTCAAGGACAGAAACCCGGGATTCCGAAGGAATTaagccctgccagctctgcagcagaaggcGCCATCAGCGTGCAGCCCCTGATGGAGGGCATGGTCAGGCCCTCAGCCTTTGTTCCCGTCGGAGAACACCGAGACAGCAAAGGCCCAGAAATCACTGAGGCATCTGAAATCCTCTCCCTCTCTAACAAGAGTTCTCCTTTTCACACCAAGTCCGCGTTTCACGCACCAGCTCACCCGTGGAAGGCAGGTTCTTTCCTCCCAGAATTTCCACACAAAGTTGCTCCCACGAAAGGCTTTGGTTCCATTTCACCCTACATGCAACCAATGATTCCTGAGTACTCACCCCATTTCTATGAGCACCGGCTTGCTATCTACACACCTTAcctgctcccaggcagctcagagTGTGaaagctctgctctctctgtctATGGAACACAAGATCAAAGACATTTTCTTCCCCACCCTGGGCCACTTCCAAAACCCCTAAATCCATCAGCATATGAACACTATCGATTGTTCCAACAGTACCACTCCACTCCACCAATACCATATGGATTTTGTAGGCCAACAGATCCTCCATTTTACAGATTTTCACATGTAGCTGGTATTAACAGGGATCAAAACTCTCATCTGATGGAAGAAACCACCTTGCTGTACCCAGCTTCTTTAAGCCCGTCCCAACAATACCCTCTAAGCTCACATAAAAAACAAGCAgattatgaaaaagaaatgacaTTATTGCATGCCAAAGGTAACGCCAAGGATGACCAAAATGAAAGAGAGAATGCCAAAATGAGCCCTCTTGCAGGAAGTGCAGCAACAGGCTCCCCTGGCAGACCCAGCCCCACCAACTTCACCCAGACAAGCCACACGTGTGAGGGTTTGTTTGACCTCTCCAACAAGTCATCATCCACATCCCTGGGCAAGTATGAGCAATCAGAAGAAAACTTCACAGCCTTCAGACCTGTGAGAAAAAGCACGGACCAAGCACCTTCCCTTCAAGgagtgcaggcacagcaggagagaggggattCACCTAACAG CATCAATGTCACTGACGAAgactcacacacacagaccgATGGCCAGAACAACGTGGGCTCCCTGTCCAACACAGAGGAAGACACAGGGATAGGCCCCCTCAATCTTTCAAAAAAGCCTGACACAAGCACAGGACCTACTCATGAGCACCTGTACAAAACCCCATCCAAAACAGACAGGCAGAGCTTCCTGGAAATGCAGGACATGCCCCTGAACCTCTCAGTGAAGGATTCCTGTAACACATCCAGCCTGAAAACATCCTTCCACAGCCCATCCCACGacagcgccgccgccgctcctcCGAGCGCCGAGAAGGAGAGCTCCGGAGCGGAGCCCTGCGCCCCCAAGacccccagcagcagtgcctgcgACAAACCTTTGGCAGCCCAGCGTGGTGAGGCTGCAGACTTGGGGCTCATGGAGAGCTGTGATGAGCAGAAGCagacagcagctgtggctctgtgccagctggcTGCCTACAGCCCCAGCACGGCGCGGCTGGACGGCGACGGGCACGGCGCGCAGGACGGGCACGGCGCGCCCGCCGAGCCCGCCGCCGACGCTCAGGATGCTCAGTGCAACCCAAAGGGGAAAGGACAAAAAAGGACAAACCAAAAAGAATCCACGAAATCCCAGCAAGGTGCTAAGAGGGTCAGGCCCAATGACTGCAGCAGAGTCTTCACTTTAAGGAAGAGAACAAGAGTGTCCTAA